The Deinococcus metalli region CGATGGCCAGGCTCTCCGTGATCGCGAGTTTGGCCGGCTCACCGACAAGGTACACGAGCACCGGGACGGTCAGGATGCTGCCGCCGGACCCGAGCAGACCGAGCGACAGGCCGATCAGCACCGCCCCGAGCCACGCGAAGATCACGGCTGGGTGCCGGCCTTCACCTCGCGGCCCTCGCGCATCCAGCCCATGGTGCCGCCGGTCAGGTTCATCAGGTCGGCCACCCCCTGGGCCGCCAGATAGGTGGCGGCCTGGGCGCTGCGACCGCCGCTCAGGCAGGCGATCACGGCCGGGGACTGGATCTCGCCCATGCGGGCCGGCAGTTCACTGAGGGGGAGGTTGATCGCGCCGGGGATGTGGCCCTGTTCGTACTCGTCGCGTTCACGGACGTCGTACAGGGTCGCTCCAGCGCGAAGTTTCGGTTCGAGTTCAGCGGTGAAGATGTCCTGGTAGGTCATGGGGGGGCTCTCCCTGGTGGCGTTGAGACACAGTTCGGTAGCTTCCAGACACAGAACCGAACTGTGCAGCGGTCGTCGTCAGGGAACATCCAGGAGCATGCCGGATGTTCCGGGGATGGGACGGTCGGGATCAGTGGCCGGCGTTCGTGGGCAGGCCCGCGGCGCGCCACGCGCTGATGCCGCCGCTGAGGTTGCGGGCGTCCAGTCCGGCGTCCGTGAGGAGGCGGGTCGCCTGGGCGCTGCGCATGCCGCTGGCGCACTGACAGACGACGGTCTTGCCGTTCGGGAGCGTCGCGATCCGGTCTGGCAGCTCGTCGAGGGGAATGTTCACACTGCCGGGGATCGACAGGCGCCGGCGTTCGGCAAGGCTGCGGACGTCCAGCAGCAGTGCGCCGGACTCAATGAGGGACTTGGCTTCCTGCGGGCTCAGCGATGGCAGGTCCTGGAGGCCGCTGATGAGCTTCTTGAAGAAGGTGATCATGGTGCACTCTCCCTCGACTCAGGCGGTCTGCAGAGCCGTCTGGGCGTGTGACCAGGCGTCGTAGCCGCCGGCGAGCTCGGTAACGTGGAAGCCCTCAGCGCGCAGCAGGCTGGCGGCGGCGGCGCTGCGCGCCCCGCCCTGGCAGTGCACGACGATCTCGCGGTCACGCGGGAGAGTGTCCAGCGCCCACGGCAGCCGTCCTGCATGAAGCTGGCGTGCGCCAGGCAGGTGGCCCGCGTCATACTCGGTCTTCTTGCGGACATCCAGGATCAGCGCGCCGACGTGCTGCGGCAGTTCGTCCACTGGGATCGGCGCGGCGGGCGCGGCGTCCAGACCTTCGGCCGTGGGGATGAAACCCACCACCTGGTCGAGGCCCACCATCCACAGCTGCCGGCGCAGGGTCTCTGCCCGACTGGCCGGAGCCAGCAGGATCAGCTTGCGGCCGGGCGTGAGCAGCCAGCCGGCCCAGGTCTCGAAGGTCTTGCCGTCCGGCAGGTTGACGCTGCCGGTGGGTGCGGCGGCCTGGTGCTCTTCCCTCGGGCGGGTGTCGATCAGCCGGGCCCCCGCGGCCAGCCGGGCGCGCACGTCCGGCGCGGACAGTGCGGGCAGGGGAGCGACGGCCTCCAGCAGCGCCGGGCCGTCCCGGTTCTCGGTCTTCATGCGGCCGTAGTAGCGCGGCGCGTCGGGCTGGCCGGCGAGCAGTTCGTCCGTGAAGGCCTGCTCGTCGCCGGCCTCCACCAGTGGCGCCCACCAGCTCAGGGCGCGCTCGTAGCCGACCGTCGTGGCGGGCACCGCGCCGAGCGCCTTGCCACAGGCGCTGCCGGCACCGTGACCGGGCCACACCTGCACGTAGTCCGGCAGGGGCAGGAACTGGCCCTTGAGCGAGGCAAACAATTGCGCCGCGCCGACAAAGCGGGTGTCCTGGCCGCCGGCGGCCTCGTCGAGCAGGTCAGGCCGGCCCAGGTCGCCCACGAATACGAAGTCGCCGGTCAGGATCAGGCTGGGCTGCTCGCCCCGGGGGGTATCGGTCACCAGGAACGACAGGCTCTCCGGGGTATGGCCGGGGGTATGCAGCGCCTGAATCCGGACGTTGCCGACCATGAACGAGTCGCCGCCGTGCAGCTTTATTTGGTTCCCATCGTCGTAGGTGTACTGCCAGCCGGAGCCGCCCTCGTCCGAGAGCAGCAGCCGGGCTCCGGTCTGGGCCGCCAGCTCGCGGCTGCCCGAGAGGTAGTCGGCGTGGATGTGGGTCTCGGTGACGTGGGTCACGCGCAGCCCCTGGGCCCGGGCCTCGGCGAGATACTGGGTGACGTCGCGCACGGGATCGACGACCAGGCACTCACCGGTCTTCTGGCAGCCGATCATGTAGGAGGCCTGGGCAAGGTCAGTGTCATAGAAGCGGGTGAAGTACATGGGCCCTCCTGGGGGTGACTTGAAGTTAAATCCCCCCGGGGTATACTGTCAAATACCCCAGGGGGGTAATCGGAATGACTGATGGGTTCTATAAGGAGCGCCGATATGAAGACCAGTGCACCACTGCTGCTGATCGCTACGTTGCTGGCTGGCTGCGCTCCACAGGCCATCACGGGCTACACCACCGTGACCGTGCGGGAACTCAAAACCGCCTATGACGCCGGGGCCTACGTGCTGGATGTCCGCACGCCCGCCGAGTACGCCGAAGGACATCTGGCGCGGGCCGTCAACCTGCCGCTGGATCAGGTACAAGCCCGCGCTGGCGAGGTGCCCGCTGACCGCCCGGTGTACGTCATCTGCCGCAGCGGCAACCGCAGTGCCCAGGCCAGCGCCATCCTCACGATGGCCGGCAAGGACGTGCGCAACGTCGGCGGCGGCATGAACGACTGGATCGCGGCCGGCTATCCCGTCACGAGATGACGCGGTCGTGATCACCCATCTGGACGGTATCGTTCTGGGGCCGCTGAACCTGAGCTGGAGCAGCCTGACACTCGCGCTGGGACTGTTGACCTGGTTCGGCGTGGCGCGCTTCCCGGGTGCGCAGCGCGCGGCGCTGGTGACACTGGTGGTCGCCCGCCTGTGGGCGGCGCTGCCCGGCCTGGATGACGCGCGCCCACTGGCCGAGCACCTGCTGGACATCGTGGACGTCCGCCGGGGCAGCTGGGCGTGGGCTCCGGGGCTGGGGGCCGGGCTGGTGACCCTGTGGTTCATCCAGCGGCGTCCCACGGCGGGGGTGATCCGCGCCGTCGCCCTGACCGTGCTGGCCGCCACCGTTCCCCTGGTGCTGCGCCCGGTTCCCGCTGCC contains the following coding sequences:
- a CDS encoding rhodanese-like domain-containing protein translates to MITFFKKLISGLQDLPSLSPQEAKSLIESGALLLDVRSLAERRRLSIPGSVNIPLDELPDRIATLPNGKTVVCQCASGMRSAQATRLLTDAGLDARNLSGGISAWRAAGLPTNAGH
- a CDS encoding rhodanese-like domain-containing protein, giving the protein MTYQDIFTAELEPKLRAGATLYDVRERDEYEQGHIPGAINLPLSELPARMGEIQSPAVIACLSGGRSAQAATYLAAQGVADLMNLTGGTMGWMREGREVKAGTQP
- a CDS encoding rhodanese-like domain-containing protein — its product is MKTSAPLLLIATLLAGCAPQAITGYTTVTVRELKTAYDAGAYVLDVRTPAEYAEGHLARAVNLPLDQVQARAGEVPADRPVYVICRSGNRSAQASAILTMAGKDVRNVGGGMNDWIAAGYPVTR
- a CDS encoding MBL fold metallo-hydrolase yields the protein MYFTRFYDTDLAQASYMIGCQKTGECLVVDPVRDVTQYLAEARAQGLRVTHVTETHIHADYLSGSRELAAQTGARLLLSDEGGSGWQYTYDDGNQIKLHGGDSFMVGNVRIQALHTPGHTPESLSFLVTDTPRGEQPSLILTGDFVFVGDLGRPDLLDEAAGGQDTRFVGAAQLFASLKGQFLPLPDYVQVWPGHGAGSACGKALGAVPATTVGYERALSWWAPLVEAGDEQAFTDELLAGQPDAPRYYGRMKTENRDGPALLEAVAPLPALSAPDVRARLAAGARLIDTRPREEHQAAAPTGSVNLPDGKTFETWAGWLLTPGRKLILLAPASRAETLRRQLWMVGLDQVVGFIPTAEGLDAAPAAPIPVDELPQHVGALILDVRKKTEYDAGHLPGARQLHAGRLPWALDTLPRDREIVVHCQGGARSAAAASLLRAEGFHVTELAGGYDAWSHAQTALQTA